One region of Miscanthus floridulus cultivar M001 chromosome 19, ASM1932011v1, whole genome shotgun sequence genomic DNA includes:
- the LOC136528815 gene encoding large ribosomal subunit protein bL35c-like, giving the protein MALSLSLARPAPLAISAGAVARKLPAASLAFPVKSFFGAPLAATAASVASPLPRKPATSTSLEVVAAGKKGYKMKTHKASAKRFRVTGRGKIVRRCAGKQHLLAKKNTKRKKRLSKMVQVNKSDYDNVTGALPYLKVNRKAN; this is encoded by the exons ATGGCGCTGTCCCTCTCCCTCGCGCGCCCCGCGCCCCTCGCCATCTCCGCCGGCGCCGTAGCCAGGAAGCTCCCCGCAGCCAGCCTCGCCTTCCCGGTCAAATCCTTCTTCGGCGCGCCGCTGGCAGCCACCGCGGCCTCCGTCGCGTCGCCGCTCCCGCGCAAGCCGGCcacctccacctcgctcgaggtcgTCGCGGCGGGGAAGAAAGGGTACAAGATGAAGACGCACAAG GCGTCGGCGAAGCGGTTCCGGGTGACGGGGAGGGGCAAGATCGTGAGGCGGTGCGCCGGGAAGCAGCACTTGCTCGCCAAGAAGAACACCAAACGCAAGAAGAGGCTCTCCAAGATG GTCCAAGTCAACAAGAGTGACTATGACAATGTGACGGGTGCACTGCCCTACCTCAAAGTGAATAGGAAAGC